The Hemicordylus capensis ecotype Gifberg chromosome 6, rHemCap1.1.pri, whole genome shotgun sequence genome window below encodes:
- the LOC128328978 gene encoding guanine nucleotide-binding protein G(I)/G(S)/G(O) subunit gamma-11: protein MPAINIEDLSEKDKLKMEVEQLRKEVKLERQPVSKCSEEIKNYIEERSGEDPLVKGIPEDRNPFKDKGGCVIA, encoded by the exons ATGCCAGCCATCAACATAGAAGATCTGAGTGAAAAGGATAAACTGAAAATGGAAGTGGAACAGCTCCGGAAAGAAGTGAAGTTGGAAAGGCAACCG gTCTCTAAATGTTCTGAagaaattaaaaattacattgaAGAAAGATCTGGAGAAGACCCTCTGGTGAAAGGCATCCCCGAAGACAGGAATCCTTTTAAAGACAAAGGAGGGTGTGTTATTGCTTAA